In the genome of Spirochaetia bacterium, one region contains:
- the glpK gene encoding glycerol kinase GlpK: MSYIGSIDQGTTSSRFILFDEDGNIVASHQIEHKQIYPKPGWVEHDPWEIWENTSQCIRATLQKAGISGDQISGIGITNQRETVVAWNPITGTVWYNAIVWQDTRGTDLINSLEGHVDPAWLAKESGLRLSPYFAASKIAWLLDNVKGLRAAAERGLAIFGTIDTWLTWNLTGGEAIVTDVTNASRYLLMDINKLEWDDELLKLFNIPRVSLPTIVPSSGKIYGNTLPNGPFKASIPVCGTLGDQQAALFGQACYDEGQGKSTYGTGCFLLVNTGNTPYISKNGLLTTVAYQIGDQKPVYALEGSIAVAGSLVQWARDNLEIVSSPKELDELAASVPDDCGGVYIVPAFSGLFAPYWRSDARGVIVGLTGFATRAHLCRAILNATAYQAYDLFEAMEKDSGIPMKELKVDGGLTNSRPLMEFQSNILGVSVIRPKIVETTALGAAYAAGLSVGIWKNLDELKSHWQEAKRWEPNLSDSIRKERIAMWRKSVSRTLNWVGNS, encoded by the coding sequence ATGTCTTATATAGGTTCAATTGATCAGGGTACTACATCCTCACGTTTCATACTTTTTGATGAAGATGGCAATATCGTTGCTTCTCACCAGATAGAACATAAGCAGATTTATCCAAAACCTGGCTGGGTTGAACATGATCCATGGGAAATCTGGGAGAATACAAGCCAATGTATCAGGGCCACGTTGCAGAAGGCAGGAATTTCCGGGGACCAGATAAGCGGAATCGGGATTACCAACCAGAGAGAAACAGTGGTTGCATGGAATCCTATTACGGGAACTGTCTGGTACAATGCCATCGTTTGGCAGGATACCAGAGGTACGGATCTTATCAATAGTCTGGAGGGCCATGTAGACCCAGCTTGGCTTGCAAAGGAATCAGGGCTTCGTCTCAGTCCCTATTTTGCGGCCAGCAAGATTGCCTGGCTGTTAGACAATGTAAAAGGACTTCGTGCTGCTGCCGAGAGAGGATTGGCAATCTTTGGGACAATTGATACATGGCTGACATGGAATCTTACAGGTGGTGAGGCTATCGTCACCGACGTGACCAATGCCTCCCGTTACCTTCTGATGGATATCAATAAATTGGAATGGGATGATGAATTGCTCAAGCTGTTCAATATTCCTCGGGTAAGTTTGCCTACCATCGTACCTTCTTCCGGCAAGATCTATGGGAATACATTGCCTAATGGCCCTTTCAAGGCTTCGATTCCTGTCTGTGGGACGCTTGGAGACCAGCAGGCAGCTTTGTTCGGCCAGGCCTGCTATGATGAGGGGCAAGGTAAGAGTACCTATGGTACTGGTTGCTTCCTTTTGGTGAATACCGGCAATACTCCATATATATCCAAGAACGGCTTGCTTACTACGGTCGCCTATCAGATAGGGGATCAGAAGCCTGTCTATGCGCTGGAGGGCTCCATTGCAGTAGCAGGATCACTGGTCCAATGGGCCAGGGACAACCTTGAAATAGTTTCGAGTCCCAAGGAGCTGGACGAATTGGCTGCTTCAGTTCCTGATGACTGTGGAGGAGTCTATATCGTTCCAGCCTTCAGTGGCCTTTTTGCTCCGTACTGGAGAAGTGATGCCAGGGGTGTCATTGTCGGGCTCACTGGTTTTGCTACCCGGGCTCATCTATGCCGGGCCATTCTCAATGCTACAGCTTACCAGGCCTATGATCTTTTTGAGGCCATGGAAAAGGATTCCGGTATTCCCATGAAGGAACTGAAAGTCGATGGCGGGCTTACGAACAGCCGTCCTTTGATGGAATTCCAGTCAAATATTCTCGGAGTATCGGTCATCAGGCCAAAGATAGTCGAAACAACGGCTTTGGGTGCTGCTTATGCTGCTGGTCTGTCTGTAGGGATTTGGAAGAATCTTGATGAGCTCAAGTCCCATTGGCAGGAAGCGAAACGTTGGGAGCCCAATCTGTCTGATTCAATACGGAAAGAACGTATTGCAATGTGGCGAAAATCTGTTTCGCGGACTTTAAACTGGGTTGGCAATTCCTGA
- a CDS encoding IS1595 family transposase: MPRCPHCSGVHVRRNGFVRGRQRYLCGDCGRTFGATTGSVRYKSKHGKETWEAYLEAFALRLPLREAARKCGIALSTSFFWRHKILDALATGSTGNLLSGRVQEDETYIQDNYKGNCDAENNLGIRGKRHRSPAYKTHRVTGHRHERGKATHTRGLSNQKVCVPCAIDEQGKTLAKAAGRGMVQPRYLSFVLASHLGDDVVMVTDKSRASREFCASDGLPVVQLKAGIQGCPVRGRYNLQKVNSLHSRLRGLLAGFRGVSTKYLDNYLAWNGFEVENPGLNRLDLKTVLLDKMRTIGTCSTYWGIFHKPPLPFPTVG, from the coding sequence ATGCCGCGTTGTCCCCACTGCTCCGGTGTCCATGTCCGTCGCAACGGCTTCGTCAGGGGCAGGCAGCGGTATCTCTGCGGGGATTGCGGGCGTACGTTCGGGGCGACCACCGGTTCTGTGCGATACAAGAGCAAGCACGGCAAGGAAACCTGGGAGGCCTATCTGGAGGCATTCGCCCTGAGGCTTCCCTTGCGGGAGGCCGCACGCAAGTGCGGCATAGCGCTGAGCACCTCGTTCTTCTGGCGGCACAAGATCCTCGATGCACTGGCGACGGGATCCACGGGGAACTTGCTCAGCGGCCGGGTACAGGAAGACGAGACGTACATCCAGGACAACTACAAAGGCAACTGCGATGCGGAAAACAACTTGGGAATTAGGGGAAAGCGGCATCGGAGCCCGGCATACAAGACCCATAGGGTGACGGGCCATCGTCATGAGAGAGGGAAAGCGACCCATACGAGGGGCTTGAGCAACCAGAAGGTCTGCGTGCCGTGCGCCATCGACGAGCAGGGGAAGACCCTGGCGAAGGCTGCCGGCAGGGGGATGGTGCAACCCCGCTACCTTTCCTTTGTCCTGGCCTCGCACCTGGGCGATGACGTGGTGATGGTGACCGACAAGAGCCGGGCAAGCCGGGAATTCTGCGCCTCGGATGGCCTGCCGGTGGTACAGCTGAAGGCGGGCATACAGGGATGCCCGGTACGAGGGCGATACAACTTGCAGAAGGTCAACAGCCTGCATAGCCGTCTTCGGGGGTTGCTGGCTGGATTCAGGGGTGTTTCCACGAAATATCTTGACAACTATCTTGCCTGGAATGGCTTCGAGGTCGAGAACCCCGGATTGAATCGTCTGGACCTGAAAACCGTATTGCTGGACAAGATGCGGACAATCGGAACATGTTCAACCTATTGGGGGATATTTCACAAGCCTCCCTTGCCTTTTCCCACTGTTGGCTAG
- a CDS encoding valine--pyruvate transaminase, with amino-acid sequence MEMSAFGTKLTSQSGILQLMDDLGKKGAEGLTMYGLGGGNPARIPEVEAMYRKEMETLLHDGDSFEKAIAHYDAPQGRMNFVHSIATSLSKEYGWNLGEENVAITNGSQSAMFYLFNLLSGTFTTEEGKAYKRTILFPLMPEYVGYADQGIESDTFVSVPSLCTYFDNHTFKYQIDFEKVAQYLDNHSQVGVDGMVGALCISRPTNPSGNVLTDEEVMTLSSLAQAHHIPLIIDSAYGLPFPRIVFTENATPFWNENIILSMSLSKIGLPAIRTGIVVAQPEMVQALSNINAIAALASGSMGQVLAGPLFDDGTLIRFAHRYVQPFYKKKSAQAQQYIQQAFEGKPYWYHVSEGAIFLWLYLPNLTIPTIQFYQKLKEKGVITVPGEYSFFGHEDQKKGLHYPHPHYDKCLRLNYSGDDECVRKGIEIISTTYDAYRR; translated from the coding sequence ATGGAAATGTCCGCATTTGGTACGAAATTAACCAGTCAATCAGGAATATTACAATTGATGGATGATCTTGGTAAAAAGGGAGCTGAGGGGCTCACCATGTATGGTCTTGGTGGAGGAAACCCTGCTCGTATTCCAGAAGTGGAAGCGATGTACCGAAAAGAAATGGAAACACTCCTCCATGATGGTGATTCTTTTGAAAAGGCTATTGCTCATTATGATGCACCTCAAGGTCGCATGAATTTTGTGCATTCGATTGCTACTTCGTTATCCAAAGAATATGGGTGGAATCTCGGCGAAGAAAATGTGGCTATTACCAATGGTAGTCAAAGTGCCATGTTTTATTTGTTCAATCTTTTATCTGGCACCTTTACGACAGAGGAAGGAAAAGCCTACAAAAGAACCATTCTTTTTCCTCTGATGCCAGAGTACGTTGGGTATGCCGATCAAGGCATAGAGAGCGATACGTTTGTCAGTGTACCTTCTCTGTGTACCTATTTTGATAATCACACCTTCAAATATCAAATTGATTTTGAGAAGGTTGCACAATATCTCGATAATCATAGTCAGGTTGGTGTAGATGGAATGGTTGGTGCTCTGTGTATTAGTCGACCGACAAACCCTAGTGGTAATGTATTAACCGATGAAGAAGTGATGACGTTATCTTCTCTAGCTCAAGCACACCATATACCGCTTATTATTGATAGTGCATATGGTCTTCCTTTTCCTCGTATTGTTTTTACTGAAAATGCAACTCCTTTTTGGAATGAAAATATTATTTTATCCATGAGTTTGAGCAAAATAGGGCTTCCTGCAATACGAACTGGCATTGTTGTTGCACAACCAGAAATGGTGCAGGCTCTCTCAAATATTAACGCTATTGCAGCCTTAGCTTCAGGTTCAATGGGGCAGGTCCTTGCTGGTCCTTTATTTGATGATGGCACGCTTATTCGTTTTGCTCATAGGTATGTGCAACCATTTTATAAGAAGAAATCAGCACAAGCTCAGCAGTATATACAACAAGCGTTTGAGGGGAAACCGTATTGGTATCACGTGAGTGAAGGGGCTATTTTTCTTTGGCTTTATTTGCCAAACCTTACTATTCCAACAATCCAATTTTATCAAAAATTGAAAGAGAAAGGCGTTATTACCGTGCCCGGAGAATATTCCTTTTTTGGTCATGAAGATCAAAAAAAGGGGTTGCATTATCCTCATCCTCATTATGATAAGTGTTTGAGACTTAACTATAGCGGCGACGATGAATGTGTGAGAAAGGGTATAGAGATTATCAGTACTACCTATGATGCATATCGCAGGTAA
- a CDS encoding outer membrane lipoprotein-sorting protein, with product MNKHTTIRSFIVFSLFLFLSSSILFAHRDYSAQQVIDNVYERPTPEDQKAELIMTLENSRGDQRVREIQQYIKDDGEETKKIMFFTAPADVRNTSFMSFSNDNEKEDSQWIYLPALKKVKRIASGKSSDYFMGSDFTYDDMGERLPSEDTHTIIGEETINGVHCIKVESIPIEKDDMYGKTITWVSDAYWMGLKKDFYDQDGALLKTLTVTDYENIEGYWMITSLKMENVQKDHITLMELNNFVLNSGIKDSDFSVRTMTKGIR from the coding sequence ATGAATAAACACACAACAATTCGCTCTTTCATCGTATTTTCTCTCTTTCTTTTCCTCTCCTCTTCCATTCTTTTCGCTCACAGAGACTACAGTGCACAACAAGTCATTGATAATGTCTATGAAAGACCAACACCGGAGGATCAAAAGGCAGAACTCATCATGACTCTCGAAAACTCTCGAGGAGACCAAAGAGTGAGAGAAATTCAACAATACATCAAAGATGATGGAGAAGAAACCAAAAAGATTATGTTTTTTACGGCACCCGCCGATGTAAGAAACACGTCGTTTATGAGCTTTAGTAATGATAATGAAAAAGAGGACAGCCAGTGGATTTATCTTCCTGCTTTAAAAAAAGTCAAACGGATTGCCAGTGGAAAGAGTAGTGACTACTTCATGGGCTCTGATTTCACCTATGACGATATGGGGGAAAGACTCCCCAGTGAAGATACTCACACCATTATCGGAGAAGAGACCATCAACGGTGTCCATTGCATCAAAGTAGAAAGTATCCCCATCGAAAAAGATGATATGTATGGAAAAACAATCACGTGGGTTTCAGATGCATACTGGATGGGATTAAAAAAGGACTTTTATGATCAAGATGGAGCTCTGCTCAAAACCCTGACGGTGACCGATTATGAAAATATCGAAGGGTATTGGATGATAACCAGCTTAAAAATGGAAAATGTCCAAAAAGACCATATAACACTGATGGAACTAAATAACTTTGTCCTCAATTCAGGCATCAAAGACTCAGATTTTTCGGTGAGAACCATGACAAAAGGAATACGATAA
- a CDS encoding MMPL family transporter: protein MYRLLKTLRSHPAIVLIAILLISLGFIYPLKTNTHIETNLDKYMPQNNPAFIYSNQAEEWFSIHDGIIIAVENPQGIYQTETLEKVKEITQKLQEMKEIDATDITSLSTADNITGSDYGLEVEPFFTHVPSTEKQLKAVQEAVEKNEMVFHRIVSADEKVTLIIATIHDDSFSQAFYQRILDLAQSYEGPEKIYVAGRPIVEGSLASLASSDMAKMVPLVIITIVLVLLLVMQSFMAMILTLFVVLCSVLWSFGLMSALNIPIYAVSTMLPVMLIAIGVADGIHLFSHLRHFKENHPEANDKTCILDMLQLMWKPVIMTSVTTAIGFLSLLTSEVYPVKYFGLFAAFGVLVAMCLSLSLIPAGITLFGLPRWKRPKKNKTLLHNSSFSEKFTLWILNHATFTMMMTVTLVIVSLWGTSKIWIDSSFLSQFEQTSNIAIADTFINDHFGGTSTMNVIFDANEEDTFKNPRVLMLMDELQNDVEHALPVVGNSFSIVDYLKRMNMVMHADNMAYNVIPDSQELVAQYLLLYEMSGDPDNLLKVVDYPYQKANMTFQLKNDSSLAIQSAIDIIEKYQPQFEELGIHMKYAGSGYRSLVFTDLILKGQIYSIFISLAIVILLISLMFKNVIIGLIGVIPSFITVCISFGLMGLFNIPLDTTTALLSSIAIGMGVDYAIHYLEMYKIYARETNDPQKAMIMAIKHSGTAILFNALVVIAGFMVLMFSSFPPNRTLGFLVSLNMFTSFIGTLTIMAYILVQSHIFIHKEISHE, encoded by the coding sequence ATGTATCGGTTACTTAAAACTTTAAGGAGTCATCCCGCTATCGTTCTCATAGCAATACTTCTCATTTCTCTAGGATTTATCTATCCTCTCAAAACCAATACCCATATTGAAACCAATTTAGACAAGTATATGCCGCAGAATAACCCAGCCTTTATCTACAGCAATCAAGCAGAAGAATGGTTCTCCATCCATGATGGTATTATTATTGCGGTGGAAAATCCTCAAGGCATCTACCAGACTGAAACGTTAGAAAAGGTCAAAGAAATCACCCAAAAACTGCAGGAGATGAAGGAAATTGATGCCACTGATATCACCTCCCTCTCGACCGCAGATAATATTACGGGTTCTGACTACGGGCTTGAAGTTGAACCTTTTTTCACCCACGTACCATCAACAGAGAAACAGCTTAAAGCCGTACAAGAAGCCGTTGAAAAGAATGAGATGGTCTTTCATCGAATTGTATCTGCAGATGAAAAAGTAACCCTCATTATTGCAACAATCCATGATGACTCATTTTCTCAAGCGTTCTACCAGCGCATATTAGATCTCGCACAATCCTATGAAGGACCAGAAAAAATCTATGTCGCAGGCAGACCCATTGTTGAAGGATCCCTTGCCTCTCTTGCCTCTTCAGATATGGCAAAAATGGTCCCTCTGGTGATTATCACTATTGTACTGGTACTCCTTTTAGTGATGCAAAGTTTCATGGCAATGATTCTCACATTATTTGTTGTTTTATGCAGTGTTCTGTGGTCATTTGGGCTCATGTCTGCACTCAATATTCCCATTTACGCGGTATCAACAATGCTTCCCGTTATGCTCATTGCCATCGGTGTCGCAGATGGTATTCATCTTTTCAGCCATCTCAGACATTTTAAAGAAAACCACCCAGAAGCAAATGACAAAACCTGTATTTTAGATATGCTTCAGCTCATGTGGAAACCGGTCATCATGACCTCGGTAACAACGGCTATCGGTTTCTTATCACTTCTTACATCAGAAGTATATCCAGTGAAATATTTTGGATTATTTGCAGCCTTTGGTGTTTTAGTAGCCATGTGTTTATCACTCAGTCTCATTCCTGCCGGAATCACCCTCTTTGGACTTCCGCGATGGAAAAGACCCAAAAAAAATAAGACATTGTTGCACAACTCCTCTTTCAGCGAAAAATTTACCCTCTGGATACTCAACCATGCCACCTTCACCATGATGATGACCGTCACCCTTGTTATCGTCTCACTTTGGGGAACTTCAAAAATTTGGATTGATTCAAGTTTTCTCTCCCAGTTTGAACAAACGAGTAACATCGCCATTGCAGATACCTTTATCAATGACCATTTCGGAGGGACGTCAACAATGAATGTTATCTTCGATGCAAATGAAGAAGATACGTTTAAAAATCCTCGCGTGCTCATGCTGATGGATGAGTTACAAAATGACGTTGAGCATGCTCTTCCAGTTGTTGGTAATTCCTTCTCCATTGTCGATTATCTCAAAAGGATGAATATGGTCATGCATGCTGACAACATGGCATATAATGTCATTCCTGATTCACAGGAACTGGTGGCGCAATACCTACTCTTATATGAAATGTCTGGCGACCCCGATAATCTTTTGAAGGTTGTTGATTATCCGTATCAAAAGGCAAACATGACATTCCAACTCAAGAATGATAGCTCTTTGGCTATACAATCGGCCATTGATATTATCGAAAAATACCAACCTCAATTTGAAGAACTGGGCATCCATATGAAATATGCCGGTTCAGGATATCGCTCTCTTGTCTTTACCGATTTAATTCTGAAAGGACAGATTTATAGTATTTTTATTTCTCTTGCCATCGTCATTCTTCTCATTTCGCTCATGTTTAAAAACGTGATAATAGGATTGATTGGCGTCATTCCAAGCTTTATTACCGTCTGCATCAGTTTTGGACTTATGGGGCTCTTCAATATTCCCCTTGATACCACAACCGCACTTCTTTCCAGTATTGCAATCGGGATGGGCGTCGATTATGCCATTCATTATCTTGAGATGTATAAAATATATGCCCGCGAAACAAATGACCCCCAAAAGGCAATGATCATGGCAATCAAGCATTCTGGGACGGCAATACTTTTCAATGCACTTGTCGTTATTGCAGGATTTATGGTGCTCATGTTCTCATCCTTTCCCCCAAATAGAACACTTGGTTTTCTTGTATCACTCAACATGTTCACCAGCTTTATCGGAACCTTAACCATTATGGCATACATTTTGGTTCAATCTCACATATTTATTCACAAGGAGATTTCACATGAATAA
- a CDS encoding TetR/AcrR family transcriptional regulator: MKGLTKRQSEIVKASIELISEGGIQYFTMKTLAAKLQVTEPAIYRHFSSKTDIILSMLNIVEDANKRFQAESEKEAPSLALLEQMFISKAQLFIENPEISSIVFSEEIFQNNKTFSNRVLQIMTQMNNLTRIVIEKIQQNGEVRHDISAEQLTYMIIGSLRFTIVRWKLAGFQFDLEEALKETWNALRTLLLG; the protein is encoded by the coding sequence TTGAAAGGTCTTACAAAAAGACAAAGTGAAATAGTCAAAGCATCAATTGAACTTATTTCAGAAGGTGGTATTCAATATTTCACTATGAAAACTTTAGCTGCAAAACTGCAGGTAACAGAACCTGCCATTTATAGACACTTTTCAAGTAAAACCGATATTATTCTCTCCATGCTGAACATCGTTGAAGATGCAAACAAGCGATTCCAAGCAGAGAGTGAAAAAGAGGCCCCATCCCTTGCTTTGTTAGAACAAATGTTTATCAGCAAAGCCCAATTATTTATCGAAAATCCAGAAATTTCATCCATTGTTTTTTCAGAAGAAATTTTCCAGAACAATAAAACATTTTCAAACCGTGTCTTACAAATCATGACTCAAATGAATAATCTTACCCGCATTGTCATTGAAAAAATTCAACAGAACGGTGAAGTAAGACATGATATTTCAGCAGAACAATTAACCTATATGATTATAGGTTCACTCAGATTTACCATCGTCAGATGGAAACTTGCAGGATTTCAATTTGATCTTGAAGAAGCACTCAAAGAAACATGGAATGCTTTACGCACCCTTTTACTTGGCTAA
- a CDS encoding Gfo/Idh/MocA family oxidoreductase: MKVGIVGLGHIADKMACTLEQMEDARLFAVASRSREKAVAFSKKHPAEKVYGSYGQLLEDNEVDLVYVATVHTEHFTIAKQALLEGRNVLVEKAFTVNLLQAEELVQLAKERHLLLCEAMWTRFMPSRKMIESLIADGTIGEVKHLSADLSYKIDWKERVFNPALAGGSLLDIGIYPLNFAVMVLGKDIARIQTCMVPFSTGVDAIDQMTLVYHGGKLANLTASMFGLSDRRGMIYGTKGYLEVQNINNPEVLRIFDDTGKLAEERHCPKQISGYEYEVRACAKAIAEGKVECPEMPHQDTLFMMKLMDTIRRRWGLVYPCERE; the protein is encoded by the coding sequence TTGAAAGTAGGTATCGTCGGTTTGGGACATATAGCTGATAAAATGGCCTGTACCCTTGAGCAGATGGAAGATGCGCGACTATTTGCAGTTGCTTCGAGAAGCCGTGAAAAGGCAGTTGCTTTCAGTAAAAAACATCCGGCCGAAAAGGTCTATGGATCATATGGACAATTGCTGGAAGACAATGAAGTTGATCTGGTATACGTGGCAACGGTCCATACTGAGCATTTTACCATTGCAAAACAAGCTTTGCTTGAAGGACGGAATGTCCTGGTTGAAAAGGCATTTACCGTCAATCTGCTGCAGGCAGAAGAGTTGGTGCAGTTGGCAAAGGAACGTCACCTGCTTCTTTGTGAAGCTATGTGGACTCGTTTTATGCCTTCAAGGAAGATGATTGAATCACTCATAGCGGATGGTACCATAGGAGAAGTAAAGCATCTGTCTGCTGACCTGAGCTATAAGATTGACTGGAAGGAACGTGTCTTTAATCCTGCTTTGGCAGGTGGGTCTCTCTTGGATATCGGGATTTATCCGCTGAATTTTGCAGTGATGGTCCTGGGCAAGGACATAGCAAGGATCCAGACTTGCATGGTACCTTTTTCAACTGGTGTAGATGCCATTGACCAGATGACACTTGTCTACCACGGCGGCAAGCTGGCAAATCTGACTGCCAGTATGTTCGGATTGTCTGACAGAAGGGGGATGATCTATGGTACCAAGGGATATCTGGAAGTCCAGAATATCAACAACCCTGAGGTGCTGAGAATCTTTGATGATACAGGCAAGCTTGCCGAAGAGAGACATTGTCCTAAACAGATTTCCGGATATGAATACGAAGTGAGGGCCTGTGCAAAGGCTATAGCCGAGGGCAAAGTCGAATGCCCTGAGATGCCGCATCAGGATACGCTTTTCATGATGAAACTGATGGATACAATCCGTAGGCGGTGGGGATTGGTATATCCTTGCGAAAGGGAATAA
- a CDS encoding dinitrogenase iron-molybdenum cofactor biosynthesis protein, whose protein sequence is MIIATTYENGQIGQHFGHTEEFKFYTVEDKKIVSSKVIPTGEFSHGTLPTFIKQNGATLLICGGLGGGARTALAEAGIDLIPGAAGDADQVVKSYLAGNLEYDPDIQCAGHEHNGSDHECGQDHQGCGGSH, encoded by the coding sequence ATGATTATTGCTACTACGTATGAAAATGGCCAGATCGGCCAACATTTCGGTCATACCGAAGAATTCAAGTTCTACACAGTCGAAGATAAGAAAATTGTGTCATCAAAGGTCATTCCGACAGGAGAGTTCAGCCATGGGACTCTTCCGACATTCATCAAGCAGAACGGTGCAACCCTTCTGATCTGCGGAGGACTTGGCGGTGGAGCAAGGACTGCACTTGCCGAAGCCGGCATTGATCTGATACCTGGCGCAGCAGGAGATGCCGATCAGGTAGTCAAGAGTTATCTTGCAGGCAATCTTGAGTACGATCCAGATATCCAATGTGCTGGACATGAACACAATGGAAGCGACCATGAATGTGGCCAGGATCATCAAGGTTGTGGCGGCAGTCATTGA
- a CDS encoding DUF134 domain-containing protein has translation MPRPRKNRRICGGMPRFSDFVPRGSHEGNMPIHMSIDEYEALRLIDYEGLMQSEAADRMNVARTTAQAIYNNARAKVATCLVEGRELLIEGGDIEVCPRENTCPHPGRRCRYGRMRRQSDQKDSPTE, from the coding sequence ATGCCAAGACCAAGGAAAAACCGTAGGATCTGCGGTGGTATGCCCCGGTTCAGCGACTTTGTACCGAGAGGATCCCATGAGGGCAACATGCCCATACATATGAGCATCGACGAATATGAAGCCCTCCGTTTGATCGATTATGAAGGCCTCATGCAGTCAGAAGCAGCTGACCGCATGAATGTAGCGCGCACGACTGCACAAGCCATTTACAACAACGCCAGAGCAAAAGTAGCTACTTGTCTGGTAGAAGGCCGTGAGTTGCTCATCGAAGGTGGAGACATAGAAGTCTGTCCAAGGGAAAACACCTGTCCGCATCCAGGCAGGAGATGCAGATACGGAAGAATGCGACGACAATCGGATCAGAAAGATTCTCCAACCGAGTAG
- a CDS encoding sodium-dependent transporter, producing the protein MQENSFSGKLGYVLATAGSAVGLGNIWRFPYLAAKYGGGIFLLVYLVLTVVFGFALLVAETAIGRKTGKSSIDAFGDLSARYRWMGILPSLVPILILPYYSVVGGWVINYFVGFCGGSAQAMAQNGYFAAFVGQDIRPITCFVLFVIATCIIVLLGVDRGIEKMSKILMPALIILSLILAIYSITLPGASEGVKYFLFPDFSNFKAKTVLAAMGQMFYSLSISMGILITYGSYMKREVALDDAVIQVEVFDTGVALLSGLMIIPAVFVFSGGDPSAMQAGASLMFVTLPKVFVNLGGFGLFMGTLFFLLVLFAALTSSIALLEAIVSIMTDRFGFSRRKSCLIATAYTLVLGIITSLGFGPLSFLKIFHLSLFDFFDFITNSVMMPIAALGTCYFIARVIKTKTIADEVKISSPFKGEKLFSASISFIAPVCIVLILVSAILERIGVLSL; encoded by the coding sequence ATGCAGGAAAATAGTTTTTCAGGAAAACTCGGATATGTTTTGGCTACGGCAGGCAGTGCGGTAGGACTTGGGAATATCTGGAGGTTTCCTTATCTGGCAGCAAAGTATGGAGGTGGCATATTTCTTCTTGTCTACTTGGTCCTGACTGTTGTATTCGGATTTGCCTTGCTGGTTGCTGAGACAGCAATCGGCAGAAAAACAGGAAAAAGTTCCATAGATGCTTTCGGGGACCTTTCTGCTCGCTATCGGTGGATGGGTATCCTTCCTTCGTTGGTACCGATCTTGATTCTTCCGTACTATTCTGTCGTTGGTGGATGGGTAATCAACTACTTTGTTGGATTCTGTGGCGGAAGTGCACAGGCAATGGCGCAAAATGGTTATTTTGCAGCTTTCGTCGGACAGGATATACGTCCGATCACCTGCTTTGTCCTGTTTGTTATCGCAACCTGTATTATCGTGCTTTTGGGAGTTGACCGCGGTATCGAGAAAATGAGCAAGATTCTGATGCCAGCTCTCATCATCCTTTCGTTGATACTGGCCATATACAGCATTACGTTGCCAGGGGCAAGCGAAGGAGTGAAGTACTTTCTCTTTCCTGATTTTTCAAACTTCAAGGCGAAGACGGTACTTGCCGCTATGGGTCAGATGTTTTACTCTCTTTCGATTTCCATGGGTATTCTCATTACCTATGGTTCATATATGAAAAGAGAGGTTGCCTTGGACGACGCAGTCATCCAGGTAGAAGTGTTTGATACTGGCGTCGCGCTTCTTTCTGGGCTGATGATCATCCCTGCTGTCTTTGTCTTTTCTGGAGGTGACCCTTCTGCAATGCAAGCAGGAGCTTCCTTGATGTTCGTTACGTTGCCTAAGGTTTTTGTTAATCTGGGTGGATTCGGCTTGTTTATGGGAACCTTGTTTTTCCTGCTGGTGCTGTTTGCTGCATTGACCAGTTCGATAGCTTTGCTGGAAGCCATTGTTTCCATTATGACTGATAGATTTGGTTTTTCCCGACGGAAAAGTTGCCTGATTGCAACTGCCTATACGCTTGTTCTTGGCATCATTACATCGTTGGGATTCGGTCCGCTTTCTTTCCTGAAGATATTCCATCTTTCGTTGTTTGATTTCTTCGATTTCATTACCAATTCTGTAATGATGCCGATTGCTGCACTCGGGACATGCTATTTCATTGCACGGGTAATCAAGACGAAGACGATTGCTGACGAAGTCAAGATTTCTTCTCCTTTCAAGGGTGAAAAGCTGTTTTCAGCCAGTATTTCCTTTATTGCTCCGGTTTGCATCGTACTTATCCTTGTCAGTGCAATCCTGGAGAGAATCGGGGTACTTTCGCTATGA